The following coding sequences lie in one Anatilimnocola floriformis genomic window:
- a CDS encoding ABC transporter substrate-binding protein, with protein sequence MKFIPTLLLLIAPLTAFAAEPLHRQAPFDEIKLDENNNSVLLKVKPLDLIERKVPPPANRRGDLEVELLDRPGEKFAIAWSSIVDVRLFEDRVLAEAEKLAGDGKYDDAQGSFRYLEQKHPQLPGLKPAIENFLWSQIGGSFRAGKHDETLALLVELHRRNPQRQGLSTAYERTTIELVKQRLATKNYRGARGLLASYVKRFPEAGPAVVAPYHTQLQEQATALVTQAQAAAAAEKWSEANTICQQALDVWPAVAGGSALSQQIHTKFPAVTVGVIGSPVLPTPNSSALTDWHVRRLNHLLATPIVELVDSEKGPVYRSHYGRVNLQADAKQFLLKLENNKESAPDLARRIKPAGVTATAITGVRARGLSELVFEFQNPQLRPAAWLQFGLLDSNGNATVGNYTAEPAIHERTTLRRRASVTAPTAAPQLIHERKFPEATPALLALRRGQINVLDRVPPWELARLRNNNEIKLLPYAIPTVHLLIPNSAKPFTANRHVRRALLYALDRESILKQGLLGDESLPGCEVISGPFPKGPDRLPWTYACDPEIRPRGYDPSLASVLLEIGRAEAGLNQPTPQALVLAHDDQPTTKIACQSIARQLARIGQPITLQQTTGGTLNANADLQYVEVAITEPLVDVWSLLGPAGIAAPCSPLMQEHFRGLETAADLAVATSRLQAMHRLVAAELPVIPLWQTTNYLAVHTSLQGLAERPVSLYEDVLNWQVAWRPPQE encoded by the coding sequence ATGAAATTTATCCCCACGCTTTTGCTCCTGATCGCTCCGCTCACCGCGTTCGCCGCCGAACCACTCCACCGGCAAGCGCCCTTTGATGAGATCAAACTCGACGAAAACAACAATAGCGTGCTCCTCAAGGTCAAGCCGCTCGATTTGATCGAGAGGAAAGTTCCGCCACCAGCCAATCGTCGCGGCGATCTCGAGGTGGAGTTGCTCGATCGGCCTGGCGAGAAATTTGCCATCGCCTGGTCGAGCATCGTCGACGTGCGGCTGTTCGAGGATCGCGTGCTCGCCGAGGCAGAAAAGTTGGCCGGCGATGGCAAGTATGATGACGCGCAAGGAAGCTTCCGTTATCTCGAGCAAAAGCATCCGCAGTTGCCGGGTTTGAAACCCGCCATCGAAAATTTCCTCTGGTCGCAGATCGGCGGCAGCTTTCGCGCGGGGAAGCATGACGAAACGCTGGCCCTGCTCGTCGAACTGCATCGCCGCAATCCGCAGCGGCAAGGACTGAGCACCGCCTATGAGCGAACGACGATCGAACTGGTGAAGCAGCGACTCGCGACAAAAAACTATCGCGGCGCGCGCGGTTTGCTCGCCTCGTACGTCAAGCGATTCCCGGAAGCGGGCCCGGCTGTGGTCGCCCCCTATCACACGCAGTTGCAGGAACAAGCAACAGCGCTGGTGACCCAGGCTCAAGCGGCAGCCGCCGCGGAAAAATGGAGCGAAGCCAACACCATTTGTCAGCAGGCGCTCGATGTCTGGCCCGCCGTGGCAGGCGGCAGCGCACTCTCGCAGCAGATCCACACCAAGTTTCCCGCCGTCACTGTCGGCGTGATTGGTTCGCCGGTGTTGCCGACCCCAAATAGCTCCGCGCTCACCGATTGGCACGTCCGTCGCTTGAATCATTTGCTCGCCACGCCGATTGTCGAACTCGTCGATAGCGAAAAGGGCCCTGTCTATCGCTCACACTACGGCCGCGTCAACTTGCAGGCCGACGCAAAACAATTCCTGCTGAAGCTGGAAAACAACAAGGAGAGTGCGCCCGATCTCGCGCGCCGCATCAAGCCGGCGGGAGTCACGGCCACGGCGATTACGGGAGTGCGGGCGCGAGGGCTGAGCGAGTTGGTGTTTGAATTTCAAAACCCGCAACTTCGGCCCGCGGCCTGGCTGCAGTTTGGTTTGCTCGATTCCAACGGCAATGCAACCGTCGGCAATTACACGGCGGAGCCAGCGATTCACGAACGAACGACGCTCCGCCGCCGCGCGAGCGTCACCGCGCCCACGGCAGCGCCGCAGTTGATTCACGAGCGGAAATTCCCCGAAGCGACGCCCGCCCTCCTCGCGCTGCGTCGCGGGCAGATCAATGTGCTCGATCGCGTTCCGCCGTGGGAACTCGCGCGGCTGCGTAACAACAACGAGATCAAGCTGCTGCCGTATGCGATTCCGACCGTGCATCTGCTCATTCCGAACAGTGCGAAGCCGTTCACTGCCAATCGCCATGTGCGACGTGCGCTGCTGTATGCTCTCGATCGCGAATCGATTTTGAAGCAAGGCTTGCTCGGCGATGAATCGTTGCCAGGGTGTGAGGTGATCAGCGGGCCGTTTCCCAAAGGCCCCGATCGTCTGCCCTGGACTTACGCTTGCGATCCCGAAATTCGGCCGCGCGGTTACGATCCGAGCCTGGCCAGCGTTCTTTTGGAAATCGGCCGGGCCGAAGCGGGACTGAATCAACCAACTCCTCAGGCGCTCGTTCTCGCGCACGACGATCAGCCGACGACGAAAATCGCTTGCCAGTCGATCGCACGACAACTGGCCCGCATCGGCCAACCGATCACGCTGCAGCAGACGACCGGTGGCACGCTCAATGCGAATGCCGATCTGCAGTATGTGGAAGTAGCGATCACCGAGCCGCTGGTCGATGTGTGGTCGTTGCTCGGCCCGGCGGGAATCGCCGCGCCATGCAGCCCGCTGATGCAGGAACATTTTCGCGGCTTGGAGACGGCTGCCGATCTGGCCGTCGCAACTTCTCGGTTACAAGCCATGCATCGGCTCGTGGCTGCCGAGTTGCCGGTTATTCCCTTGTGGCAAACGACCAACTACCTCGCTGTTCACACCAGCCTGCAAGGTCTCGCCGAACGGCCGGTGTCGCTCTACGAAGATGTCCTCAACTGGCAGGTCGCCTGGCGACCGCCGCAGGAGTGA
- the cobA gene encoding uroporphyrinogen-III C-methyltransferase, giving the protein MVPAEQPAATGNVYLVGAGPGDPGLITLRGAEVLARADVVLYDYLANPQLLQHCRAGAELLCLGQHGRGRLLTQQEVNERTIAAASAGKSVVRLKCGDPTVFARAAEEIGALVAAKVPFEIVPGITAAFAAASYAGLPLTQKEQASAVAIVTGQENPEKTGERLNYGALASFPGTLCFYMGVTSAREWSRGLLTAGKSPSTPVALVRRCSFPDQQVWQTTLGEVAAFVEQTKLRPPVIIVVGEVAAASRDWSWFDQRPLFGQRIVVTRPAHQAEDLLAPLAELGAEVLLQPAIEIGPPADWSPVDAAISKLNEFHWLVFSSSNGVHYFLQRLWSLGKDLRTLAQAKIAAIGPGTAAELEKHSLRADLLPDEFRAEALADALKGSARDQKFLLLRASRGREVLAEELTAAGGSVEQVVVYESRDVAQPASEIAPLLSAGKLDWVTVTSSAIARSLHAMFGDQLHKTKLASISPITSATLRELGLQPAVEATTYTMPGLVAAVRSSAASLLR; this is encoded by the coding sequence ATGGTACCCGCCGAACAACCTGCTGCGACGGGTAACGTCTACCTCGTGGGCGCCGGCCCCGGCGATCCCGGCTTGATCACGCTCCGCGGCGCGGAAGTGCTCGCCCGCGCCGATGTCGTACTGTACGACTATCTCGCCAACCCGCAACTCCTGCAGCATTGCCGTGCGGGTGCCGAATTGCTCTGCCTCGGCCAGCATGGTCGCGGCCGATTGCTGACGCAGCAGGAAGTGAACGAGCGAACGATCGCCGCGGCATCTGCGGGTAAAAGCGTCGTCCGGCTGAAATGCGGCGATCCCACAGTCTTCGCCCGCGCTGCCGAAGAGATCGGCGCCCTCGTCGCCGCGAAAGTTCCCTTCGAAATCGTCCCCGGCATCACGGCTGCGTTTGCCGCGGCCAGTTACGCTGGCCTGCCGCTGACGCAAAAAGAACAAGCCTCCGCCGTCGCCATCGTCACTGGCCAGGAGAACCCCGAGAAAACAGGCGAACGTCTCAACTACGGCGCGCTGGCAAGCTTTCCCGGCACTCTCTGTTTCTACATGGGTGTGACTTCTGCCCGCGAATGGTCGCGCGGTCTGCTCACAGCTGGAAAATCGCCGAGCACTCCCGTCGCGCTGGTTCGCCGCTGTTCGTTTCCCGATCAGCAAGTCTGGCAAACCACGCTCGGCGAAGTCGCTGCCTTCGTCGAACAAACCAAGCTCCGCCCGCCGGTCATTATTGTCGTCGGCGAAGTGGCCGCCGCCTCGCGCGATTGGTCCTGGTTCGATCAGCGGCCTCTGTTTGGGCAGCGCATCGTCGTTACACGTCCAGCCCACCAAGCCGAAGACCTGCTCGCGCCGCTCGCCGAGCTCGGCGCCGAAGTGCTCCTGCAGCCAGCCATCGAAATTGGTCCGCCCGCTGATTGGTCGCCAGTCGATGCTGCGATTTCTAAGTTGAACGAGTTCCACTGGTTGGTTTTCTCCAGCAGCAATGGCGTGCACTATTTTCTGCAGCGACTTTGGTCGCTCGGCAAAGATCTGCGAACGCTCGCTCAGGCGAAGATCGCCGCGATCGGACCAGGCACCGCGGCCGAACTCGAAAAGCACTCGCTCCGCGCCGATCTTCTTCCGGATGAATTCCGCGCGGAAGCACTCGCCGATGCACTGAAGGGCTCGGCCCGCGACCAAAAGTTTCTCCTGCTCCGCGCCAGCCGCGGCCGTGAAGTGCTCGCCGAAGAATTAACAGCAGCCGGCGGCAGCGTCGAGCAAGTCGTCGTCTACGAAAGTCGCGACGTCGCCCAGCCGGCGTCAGAAATTGCTCCCTTGCTCAGCGCCGGCAAGCTGGATTGGGTGACGGTCACCAGTTCTGCAATCGCCCGCTCGCTGCATGCGATGTTCGGCGATCAATTGCACAAGACAAAGCTCGCCAGCATTAGCCCAATCACTTCGGCGACACTCCGCGAGCTTGGCCTGCAACCCGCCGTGGAGGCGACGACCTACACCATGCCAGGACTAGTCGCCGCAGTGCGCTCTTCCGCTGCCTCTCTGCTGCGTTAG
- the rpsT gene encoding 30S ribosomal protein S20 translates to MPKSESSLSAKKRARQNLKNRAVNRATKSILKTQVRKVVAAAAGTDKAQTDAEFKAAVEKLDRAAAKGVIHKNAAARKKSRLSAMLKKAKAAK, encoded by the coding sequence ATGCCAAAGTCAGAATCCTCCCTCAGCGCTAAGAAACGTGCCCGTCAGAACTTGAAGAATCGGGCCGTGAACCGGGCCACCAAGTCGATTCTCAAGACCCAGGTCCGCAAGGTCGTCGCCGCCGCGGCTGGCACCGATAAGGCCCAGACCGACGCCGAATTCAAGGCTGCCGTCGAAAAGCTCGACCGCGCCGCCGCCAAGGGTGTGATCCACAAGAACGCTGCCGCCCGCAAGAAGTCGCGGCTGTCGGCGATGCTGAAGAAGGCCAAGGCCGCCAAGTAG
- a CDS encoding vWA domain-containing protein, giving the protein MIFSRPGLLPLLCLPILLGCWQWWRRGRPVVLPFDHGQLRRGAWLHWLVRTTDLLPAAILAVAIFVWAGPLIEGPPNYPSQVANIQIALDTSGSMNDPLGDKIKKDGKAYTKYDAAMEAINEFTTFRKGDAFGFTIFTSGVMHWVPLTTDLSAIRLATPFVGPGTFPLKWWDGTKVGSALKECARVLEERHDGDRMIIVLTDGESPDLKNGQAEIIARELLKKNIVVYILSIRNGTPPEELRTVAQITKGEIFESGDMPALRGVFKRIDSLQRAKLVAAQTTWLDYFPPFALAGLVLLAVQQLTAFGLRFTPW; this is encoded by the coding sequence ATGATCTTTTCCCGTCCAGGATTGCTGCCGCTTCTCTGCCTGCCAATTTTGCTCGGTTGTTGGCAATGGTGGCGGCGCGGCCGGCCGGTGGTGCTGCCCTTTGATCATGGTCAATTACGCCGCGGGGCCTGGCTGCATTGGTTAGTGCGGACCACGGATTTGCTTCCTGCAGCCATTCTGGCAGTCGCGATTTTCGTATGGGCGGGGCCGCTCATCGAAGGGCCGCCGAACTATCCGTCGCAGGTTGCCAATATTCAGATCGCGCTCGATACCTCGGGCAGCATGAACGATCCGCTCGGCGACAAGATCAAAAAGGACGGCAAGGCCTACACCAAGTATGACGCGGCCATGGAAGCGATCAACGAGTTCACGACGTTTCGCAAAGGGGACGCGTTCGGCTTCACGATTTTCACCTCCGGCGTGATGCACTGGGTGCCGCTGACGACCGATCTCTCTGCCATTCGTCTCGCCACGCCGTTTGTCGGACCGGGGACGTTTCCGCTCAAGTGGTGGGACGGCACGAAGGTGGGAAGCGCCCTGAAGGAATGTGCCCGCGTGCTCGAAGAGCGACACGATGGCGACCGCATGATCATCGTGCTCACCGACGGCGAAAGCCCCGACCTGAAAAACGGCCAGGCCGAGATCATCGCGCGGGAACTGCTGAAGAAAAACATCGTGGTCTACATCCTCTCGATTCGCAACGGCACGCCGCCCGAAGAACTGCGGACCGTCGCGCAGATCACCAAGGGTGAGATTTTCGAATCGGGCGACATGCCGGCGCTGCGCGGCGTATTCAAACGGATCGATAGTCTGCAGCGGGCCAAGCTCGTCGCTGCACAAACAACTTGGCTCGACTACTTCCCGCCGTTCGCGCTCGCCGGGCTAGTGCTACTCGCAGTACAACAACTGACTGCTTTTGGATTGCGATTCACGCCGTGGTGA
- a CDS encoding DUF58 domain-containing protein, whose product MSYLLPPITNPRRQFEFEIKLLADSLSFGGDASRFLGSGLEYAQSRKYEPGDPVKLIDWRVTARTGKPFVKEYEAARQVPIYLAVDTSASMCVGSVERNKYYWAVRLAAGIGQAGLERLSPVGLIAGGERDLRITPTLSSQSLLQWAEQLRQFDFQERTQLSTRLRTLAASLKSRSIVFVLSDLHDEGSLEVMELLATNHELVVLWLQDPAEVKLPRGGIFRAREAETGTKAVLHGWTKLTSSDRIRESLVQSGIEFLHIPIDEPVLPRVRYFLKHRKSLGHD is encoded by the coding sequence ATGTCGTACTTGCTTCCACCCATCACGAATCCGCGCCGGCAATTTGAATTCGAAATCAAATTGCTGGCCGATAGCCTCAGCTTTGGCGGCGATGCTTCGCGCTTCCTCGGCTCGGGGCTGGAGTACGCGCAGTCGCGCAAGTACGAGCCGGGCGATCCCGTGAAGCTGATCGATTGGCGAGTGACGGCACGTACCGGCAAGCCGTTCGTCAAAGAATACGAAGCGGCCCGCCAAGTGCCGATTTATCTCGCGGTCGATACTTCCGCGTCAATGTGCGTGGGCTCAGTCGAGCGCAACAAGTACTACTGGGCCGTTCGCCTCGCGGCCGGCATTGGTCAGGCGGGGCTCGAACGTCTCAGCCCGGTCGGCTTGATCGCCGGCGGCGAACGTGATTTGCGCATCACGCCGACGCTCTCGTCGCAGAGTTTGCTGCAATGGGCCGAACAGCTGCGGCAGTTCGATTTTCAAGAGCGTACGCAACTGTCGACGCGGCTGCGAACGCTGGCAGCATCACTTAAGTCGCGGTCGATCGTGTTTGTCCTCAGCGATCTGCACGACGAAGGTTCGCTGGAAGTGATGGAACTGCTGGCCACCAATCACGAGCTCGTCGTGCTGTGGCTACAAGATCCCGCCGAAGTGAAACTTCCCCGCGGCGGTATCTTTCGCGCTCGCGAAGCCGAGACCGGGACAAAGGCAGTACTGCATGGCTGGACGAAATTGACCAGCAGCGACCGCATTCGCGAATCACTCGTGCAGAGCGGCATCGAGTTTTTGCACATTCCCATCGACGAGCCAGTCCTGCCGCGAGTGCGGTATTTTCTGAAGCATCGCAAATCGCTGGGGCACGATTAA
- a CDS encoding AAA family ATPase: protein MSTAEINSVAAAQIQEIRARVAKVVVGQDVVVERILIALLTGGHLLLEGVPGLAKTLLVNAVARTIGMGFGRVQFTIDMLPSDVIGSEILDQATHKFRIHKGPVFTNLLLADEINRAAPKVQGCLLEAMQERKVTLGGNTFSLPAPFLVIATQNPIEQSGTFELPEAQLDRFMLCHRLEFPSADQEKEVYRRQLNMGLARQEGGGAVPRSAFDMIGESPVCGIPELVNMMEQVQTIHVSDAFTEHVVRTVRRTREHPALAVGCSPRAGLALLQASRARALLHDRSYVVPEDMIALAEDVILHRIRLTYESVARGVHARDVLEEIMREL, encoded by the coding sequence GTGAGCACTGCTGAAATAAACTCCGTTGCCGCCGCGCAGATCCAAGAGATCCGCGCTCGCGTGGCCAAGGTCGTCGTGGGACAGGATGTCGTCGTCGAACGTATTTTGATCGCCCTGCTAACCGGCGGTCACTTGCTGCTGGAAGGGGTACCGGGCCTCGCCAAGACCCTGCTCGTCAACGCCGTCGCGCGGACCATCGGCATGGGCTTCGGCCGGGTGCAGTTCACCATCGACATGCTGCCGTCCGATGTCATCGGTTCGGAAATTCTCGATCAGGCCACGCACAAGTTTCGCATTCACAAAGGGCCGGTCTTCACCAACCTGCTCCTCGCTGACGAAATCAACCGCGCCGCGCCCAAGGTGCAGGGCTGCTTGCTCGAAGCGATGCAAGAACGCAAAGTCACGCTCGGCGGCAATACGTTTTCCCTGCCAGCGCCGTTTCTCGTCATCGCCACGCAGAATCCGATCGAACAATCAGGCACGTTCGAACTCCCCGAAGCGCAGCTCGATCGCTTCATGCTCTGCCACCGGCTAGAGTTCCCCTCAGCCGATCAGGAAAAGGAAGTCTATCGCCGTCAGCTCAATATGGGTCTCGCCAGGCAAGAGGGTGGCGGCGCAGTCCCCCGTTCGGCCTTCGACATGATCGGCGAAAGCCCGGTATGCGGCATTCCGGAACTCGTCAACATGATGGAGCAGGTGCAGACGATTCACGTCAGCGATGCTTTCACCGAACACGTGGTGCGTACTGTTCGCCGCACGCGCGAACATCCAGCCCTGGCCGTTGGTTGCAGCCCACGCGCGGGACTCGCGCTGCTGCAAGCTTCGCGAGCGCGGGCGTTGTTGCATGACCGCAGTTACGTGGTGCCGGAAGATATGATCGCGCTCGCCGAAGACGTGATCCTGCACCGCATCCGTTTGACTTACGAAAGCGTCGCTCGCGGCGTGCATGCTCGCGATGTGCTCGAAGAGATCATGCGAGAGCTGTAA